The following are encoded together in the Glycine max cultivar Williams 82 chromosome 8, Glycine_max_v4.0, whole genome shotgun sequence genome:
- the LOC100819559 gene encoding probable phospholipid-transporting ATPase 4 isoform X1, translating into MTRGRIRARLRRSHLYTFGCLKPSTTEEAPHPLNGPGFSRTVYCNQPLLHDKKPVLYCKNDISTTKYNVITFFPKALFEQFRRVANIYFLLAACLSASPISPFSPLSMIAPLAFVVGLSMAKEALEDSRRFLQDVKVNRRKVNRHKGDGFFSPRSWQNIMVGDVVKVNKDQFFPADLLLLSSSYEDGICYVETMNLDGETNLKVKRSSETTMTLDNDEVFKDFTGTIRCEDPNPNLYTFVGNLEYERQIYPLDPSQILLRDSKLRNTDYIYGVAIFTGHDSKVMQNSTKSPSKRSTIEKKMDYIIYTLFTVLILISVISSIGFIFKTKYQAPKWWYLRPDNIEYQYDPNKVGLAGMSHLITALILYGYLIPISLYVSIEVVKVLQATFINQDIQMYDEETGTPADARTSNLNEELGQVDTILSDKTGTLTCNQMDFLKCSIAGTAYGVRSSEVEVAAAKQMASDHEDQDSDLSNFPMPKSKARVSWDDVRKAEEIELETVVTSKGDEDQKHAIKGFGFEDDRLMNCNWLKEPNADDLLMFFRILAVCHTAIPELNEETGVYTYEAESPDEGAFLVAAREFGFAFCRRTQSSIFIHERFSASGQVVEREYKLLNLLDFTSKRKRMSVIVRDEEGSFLLLCKGADSIIFDRLSKNGKNYLEATTRHLNEYGEAGLRTLALAYRKLDEQEYTAWNNEFQKAKAAVGADRDSMLERVSDMMEKELILVGATAVEDKLQKGVPQCIDNLAQAGLKIWVLTGDKMETAINIGFACSLLRQGMKQICITTPVTDSVATDVKQFFVLTPQAIKDNILNQITNGSQMIKLEKDPHAAFALIIDGKTLTYALEDDMKLLFLGLAVDCASVICCRVSPKQKALVTRLVKQGSGKTTLAIGDGANDVGMIQEADIGVGISGVEGMQAVMASDFAIAQFRFLERLLVVHGHWCYKRIAQMICYFFYKNITFGLTIFYFEAFTGFSGQSVYDDWYMILFNVVLTSLPVISLGVFEQDVPSEVCLQFPALYQQGPKNLFFDWYRILGWMGNGLYASLIIFFLIVTIFYDQAFRADGQVADMAAVGTTMFTCIIWTVNCQIALTMSHFTWIQHLFVWGSIATWYIFLSLYGMLSPEYSKSAYQILVESLGPAPIYWVTTLLVTVTCNLPYFAHISFQRCFNPMDHHIIQEIKYYKKDIEDQHMWTRERSKARQETKIGFTARVEAKIRQLKGRLQKKQSTLAISAPS; encoded by the exons ATATACTTCCTTTTGGCTGCATGTCTGTCAGCCTCTCCCATTTCGCCTTTCAGCCCACTGAGCATGATTGCTCCTTTGGCATTTGTTGTGGGGCTTAGTATGGCAAAGGAAGCATTGGAAGATTCGCGCAGGTTCCTTCAGGATGTCAAAGTTAATCGCCGGAAGGTTAATCGCCATAAAGGAGATGGTTTTTTTAGTCCCAGGTCGTGGCAGAACATTATGGTTGGGGATGTGGTCAAAGTGAACAAGGATCAATTTTTTCCAGCTGATTTGCTTCTCCTGTCCTCGAGTTATGAGGATGGGATTTGCTATGTGGAGACTATGAATTTAGATGGTGAGACCAACTTGAAGGTGAAAAGATCATCGGAGACCACCATGACTCTAGATAATGATGAAGTTTTTAAAGATTTCACTGGAACGATACGTTGTGAAGACCCAAACCCCAATCTTTACACGTTTGTTGGAAACTTAGAGTACGAGCGCCAGATTTATCCTCTTGATCCTAGTCAAATTCTTCTCCGAGATTCTAAGCTCAGGAACACTGATTACATCTATGGGGTGGCCATTTTCACTGGTCATGACAGCAAAGTCATGCAGAATTCCACAAAATCTCCTTCAAAAAGAAGCACAATAGAAAAGAAGATGGATTATATCATATACACCCTCTTCACTGTCCTTATTTTGATATCTGTTATTAGTTCCATAGGATTTATCTTCAAGACTAAGTACCAAGCCCCAAAGTGGTGGTATTTACGGCCCGACAATATTGAATATCAGTATGATCCCAACAAAGTTGGACTGGCTGGAATGAGTCATCTGATTACTGCACTTATTCTTTATGGATATTTGATACCCATCTCACTTTATGTTTCCATTGAGGTTGTAAAGGTTTTACAGGCAACCTTCATCAACCAAGACATTCAAATGTATGATGAAGAAACTGGGACTCCAGCTGATGCGCGGACATCAAATTTGAATGAAGAGTTGGGTCAGGTAGATACTATCCTGTCAGATAAAACTGGAACTTTGACATGTAACCAGATGGACTTTTTGAAGTGCTCCATTGCCGGTACTGCATATGGTGTGCGCTCCAGTGAAGTTGAAGTTGCTGCAGCGAAGCAGATGGCTTCTGATCATGAGGACCAGGATTCAGATCTCTCCAATTTCCCCATGCCTAAGAGTAAAGCACGCGTTTCATGGGATGATGTTAGAAAAGCTGAAGAAATTGAACTGGAGACTGTTGTTACTTCCAAAGGAGATGAGGATCAAAAGCATGCCATAAAGGGATTTGGTTTTGAAGATGACCGCCTCATGAATTGTAATTGGTTGAAAGAGCCCAATGCGGATGACCTTTTGATGTTCTTTCGTATATTAGCAGTTTGCCACACTGCCATTCCTGAGCTGAATGAGGAGACTGGTGTTTATACATATGAAGCTGAGTCACCTGATGAAGGGGCTTTTCTTGTAGCAGCAAGAGAATTTGGCTTTGCGTTTTGCAGAAGGACTCAGTCAAGTATTTTCATACATGAAAGATTTTCTGCTTCCGGGCAAGTGGTTGAAAG AGAGTACAAACTTTTGAATCTGCTGGATTTCACTAGTAAAAGAAAGCGTATGTCAGTGATTGTGCGTGATGAGGAGGgcagttttcttcttctttgcaaGGGAGCTGACAG TATCATATTTGATCGATTGTCAAAGaatggaaaaaattatttggAGGCTACTACCAGACATCTAAATGAATACGGAGAAGCTGGTTTGAGAACACTAGCCCTGGCTTATAGAAAGCTTGATGAGCAAGAATACACTGCTTGGAACAATGAATTTCAGAAAGCCAAAGCAGCTGTTGGGGCAGACAGAGATTCAATGCTTGAGCGGGTATCAGATATGATGGAGAAAGAGTTGATTCTTGTTGGGGCTACTGCTGTGGAAGACAAACTGCAGAAAGGG GTTCCCCAATGTATTGATAATCTTGCTCAAGCTGGTCTCAAGATCTGGGTGTTGACAGGGGATAAGATGGAAACGGCAATCAACATTGG ATTTGCTTGCAGTTTGCTTCGACAGGGTATGAAGCAGATCTGTATAACTACTCCTGTTACAGATTCAGTAGCCACTGATGTCAAACAG TTCTTTGTTTTAACACCCCAGGCTATCAAGGACAacattttaaatcaaatcaCCAATGGTtctcaaatgataaaactggAGAAGGATCCTCATGCTGCATTTGCTTTAATTATTGATGGGAAAACTCTGACATATGCTCTAGAAGATGATATGAAGCTCCTATTTTTGGGATTGGCTGTTGATTGTGCATCTGTCATCTGCTGTCGTGTGTCTCCCAAGCAAAAGGCATTG GTAACCAGGTTAGTGAAACAAGGTTCTGGGAAGACTACTCTAGCAATAGGTGATGGTGCAAATGATGTTGGCATGATTCAAGAAGCAGATATTGGTGTTGGAATTAGTGGGGTTGAAGGTATGCAG GCAGTGATGGCTAGTGACTTTGCGATTGCCCAATTTCGATTTTTGGAGAGGCTCCTGGTAGTCCATGGACATTGGTGTTACAAGAGAATTGCACAAATG ATATGTTATTTCTTCTACAAGAACATTACATTTGGTCTCACCATCTTCTATTTTGAGGCCTTCACTGGCTTCTCTGGTCAATCGGTTTATGATGACTGGTACATGATATTGTTCAATGTTGTTCTGACATCGTTACCCGTCATTTCACTCGGTGTTTTTGAACAAGATGTTCCGTCAGAAGTTTGTTTACAG TTTCCTGCACTATATCAACAAGGACCCAAGAATTTGTTCTTTGACTGGTATAGAATATTGGGGTGGATGGGCAATGGTCTCTATGCCTccctcatcatcttcttcctcaTCGTCACCATCTTCTATGACCAAGCATTCCGTGCGGATGGCCAGGTAGCTGACATGGCTGCTGTTGGGACCACTATGTTCACTTGCATCATCTGGACTGTCAACTGTCAGATTGCTCTTACAATGAGCCACTTTACATGGATTCAGCACCTGTTTGTATGGGGTAGCATAGCCACTTGGTACATCTTTCTCTCCTTGTATGGAATGCTCTCTCCAGAATATTCCAAGAGTGCCTACCAAATACTGGTTGAATCTCTTGGTCCCGCACCCATTTACTGGGTAACAACCCTTTTAGTTACAGTTACATGCAATCTACCTTATTTTGCTCACATATCCTTCCAAAGATGTTTCAATCCCATGGACCATCACATTATCCAAGAAATCAAGTACTACAAAAAGGATATTGAGGATCAACACATGTGGACAAGGGAACGTTCTAAGGCCAGACAGGAAACCAAGATTGGGTTCACTGCAAGAGTGGAAGCAAAGATCAGGCAACTGAAGGGAAGACTGCAGAAGAAGCAATCTACCTTGGCTATTTCAGCCCCATCGTGA
- the LOC100819559 gene encoding probable phospholipid-transporting ATPase 4 isoform X2, whose amino-acid sequence MTRGRIRARLRRSHLYTFGCLKPSTTEEAPHPLNGPGFSRTVYCNQPLLHDKKPVLYCKNDISTTKYNVITFFPKALFEQFRRVANIYFLLAACLSASPISPFSPLSMIAPLAFVVGLSMAKEALEDSRRFLQDVKVNRRKVNRHKGDGFFSPRSWQNIMVGDVVKVNKDQFFPADLLLLSSSYEDGICYVETMNLDGETNLKVKRSSETTMTLDNDEVFKDFTGTIRCEDPNPNLYTFVGNLEYERQIYPLDPSQILLRDSKLRNTDYIYGVAIFTGHDSKVMQNSTKSPSKRSTIEKKMDYIIYTLFTVLILISVISSIGFIFKTKYQAPKWWYLRPDNIEYQYDPNKVGLAGMSHLITALILYGYLIPISLYVSIEVVKVLQATFINQDIQMYDEETGTPADARTSNLNEELGQVDTILSDKTGTLTCNQMDFLKCSIAGTAYGVRSSEVEVAAAKQMASDHEDQDSDLSNFPMPKSKARVSWDDVRKAEEIELETVVTSKGDEDQKHAIKGFGFEDDRLMNCNWLKEPNADDLLMFFRILAVCHTAIPELNEETGVYTYEAESPDEGAFLVAAREFGFAFCRRTQSSIFIHERFSASGQVVEREYKLLNLLDFTSKRKRMSVIVRDEEGSFLLLCKGADSIIFDRLSKNGKNYLEATTRHLNEYGEAGLRTLALAYRKLDEQEYTAWNNEFQKAKAAVGADRDSMLERVSDMMEKELILVGATAVEDKLQKGVPQCIDNLAQAGLKIWVLTGDKMETAINIGFACSLLRQGMKQICITTPVTDSVATDVKQAIKDNILNQITNGSQMIKLEKDPHAAFALIIDGKTLTYALEDDMKLLFLGLAVDCASVICCRVSPKQKALVTRLVKQGSGKTTLAIGDGANDVGMIQEADIGVGISGVEGMQAVMASDFAIAQFRFLERLLVVHGHWCYKRIAQMICYFFYKNITFGLTIFYFEAFTGFSGQSVYDDWYMILFNVVLTSLPVISLGVFEQDVPSEVCLQFPALYQQGPKNLFFDWYRILGWMGNGLYASLIIFFLIVTIFYDQAFRADGQVADMAAVGTTMFTCIIWTVNCQIALTMSHFTWIQHLFVWGSIATWYIFLSLYGMLSPEYSKSAYQILVESLGPAPIYWVTTLLVTVTCNLPYFAHISFQRCFNPMDHHIIQEIKYYKKDIEDQHMWTRERSKARQETKIGFTARVEAKIRQLKGRLQKKQSTLAISAPS is encoded by the exons ATATACTTCCTTTTGGCTGCATGTCTGTCAGCCTCTCCCATTTCGCCTTTCAGCCCACTGAGCATGATTGCTCCTTTGGCATTTGTTGTGGGGCTTAGTATGGCAAAGGAAGCATTGGAAGATTCGCGCAGGTTCCTTCAGGATGTCAAAGTTAATCGCCGGAAGGTTAATCGCCATAAAGGAGATGGTTTTTTTAGTCCCAGGTCGTGGCAGAACATTATGGTTGGGGATGTGGTCAAAGTGAACAAGGATCAATTTTTTCCAGCTGATTTGCTTCTCCTGTCCTCGAGTTATGAGGATGGGATTTGCTATGTGGAGACTATGAATTTAGATGGTGAGACCAACTTGAAGGTGAAAAGATCATCGGAGACCACCATGACTCTAGATAATGATGAAGTTTTTAAAGATTTCACTGGAACGATACGTTGTGAAGACCCAAACCCCAATCTTTACACGTTTGTTGGAAACTTAGAGTACGAGCGCCAGATTTATCCTCTTGATCCTAGTCAAATTCTTCTCCGAGATTCTAAGCTCAGGAACACTGATTACATCTATGGGGTGGCCATTTTCACTGGTCATGACAGCAAAGTCATGCAGAATTCCACAAAATCTCCTTCAAAAAGAAGCACAATAGAAAAGAAGATGGATTATATCATATACACCCTCTTCACTGTCCTTATTTTGATATCTGTTATTAGTTCCATAGGATTTATCTTCAAGACTAAGTACCAAGCCCCAAAGTGGTGGTATTTACGGCCCGACAATATTGAATATCAGTATGATCCCAACAAAGTTGGACTGGCTGGAATGAGTCATCTGATTACTGCACTTATTCTTTATGGATATTTGATACCCATCTCACTTTATGTTTCCATTGAGGTTGTAAAGGTTTTACAGGCAACCTTCATCAACCAAGACATTCAAATGTATGATGAAGAAACTGGGACTCCAGCTGATGCGCGGACATCAAATTTGAATGAAGAGTTGGGTCAGGTAGATACTATCCTGTCAGATAAAACTGGAACTTTGACATGTAACCAGATGGACTTTTTGAAGTGCTCCATTGCCGGTACTGCATATGGTGTGCGCTCCAGTGAAGTTGAAGTTGCTGCAGCGAAGCAGATGGCTTCTGATCATGAGGACCAGGATTCAGATCTCTCCAATTTCCCCATGCCTAAGAGTAAAGCACGCGTTTCATGGGATGATGTTAGAAAAGCTGAAGAAATTGAACTGGAGACTGTTGTTACTTCCAAAGGAGATGAGGATCAAAAGCATGCCATAAAGGGATTTGGTTTTGAAGATGACCGCCTCATGAATTGTAATTGGTTGAAAGAGCCCAATGCGGATGACCTTTTGATGTTCTTTCGTATATTAGCAGTTTGCCACACTGCCATTCCTGAGCTGAATGAGGAGACTGGTGTTTATACATATGAAGCTGAGTCACCTGATGAAGGGGCTTTTCTTGTAGCAGCAAGAGAATTTGGCTTTGCGTTTTGCAGAAGGACTCAGTCAAGTATTTTCATACATGAAAGATTTTCTGCTTCCGGGCAAGTGGTTGAAAG AGAGTACAAACTTTTGAATCTGCTGGATTTCACTAGTAAAAGAAAGCGTATGTCAGTGATTGTGCGTGATGAGGAGGgcagttttcttcttctttgcaaGGGAGCTGACAG TATCATATTTGATCGATTGTCAAAGaatggaaaaaattatttggAGGCTACTACCAGACATCTAAATGAATACGGAGAAGCTGGTTTGAGAACACTAGCCCTGGCTTATAGAAAGCTTGATGAGCAAGAATACACTGCTTGGAACAATGAATTTCAGAAAGCCAAAGCAGCTGTTGGGGCAGACAGAGATTCAATGCTTGAGCGGGTATCAGATATGATGGAGAAAGAGTTGATTCTTGTTGGGGCTACTGCTGTGGAAGACAAACTGCAGAAAGGG GTTCCCCAATGTATTGATAATCTTGCTCAAGCTGGTCTCAAGATCTGGGTGTTGACAGGGGATAAGATGGAAACGGCAATCAACATTGG ATTTGCTTGCAGTTTGCTTCGACAGGGTATGAAGCAGATCTGTATAACTACTCCTGTTACAGATTCAGTAGCCACTGATGTCAAACAG GCTATCAAGGACAacattttaaatcaaatcaCCAATGGTtctcaaatgataaaactggAGAAGGATCCTCATGCTGCATTTGCTTTAATTATTGATGGGAAAACTCTGACATATGCTCTAGAAGATGATATGAAGCTCCTATTTTTGGGATTGGCTGTTGATTGTGCATCTGTCATCTGCTGTCGTGTGTCTCCCAAGCAAAAGGCATTG GTAACCAGGTTAGTGAAACAAGGTTCTGGGAAGACTACTCTAGCAATAGGTGATGGTGCAAATGATGTTGGCATGATTCAAGAAGCAGATATTGGTGTTGGAATTAGTGGGGTTGAAGGTATGCAG GCAGTGATGGCTAGTGACTTTGCGATTGCCCAATTTCGATTTTTGGAGAGGCTCCTGGTAGTCCATGGACATTGGTGTTACAAGAGAATTGCACAAATG ATATGTTATTTCTTCTACAAGAACATTACATTTGGTCTCACCATCTTCTATTTTGAGGCCTTCACTGGCTTCTCTGGTCAATCGGTTTATGATGACTGGTACATGATATTGTTCAATGTTGTTCTGACATCGTTACCCGTCATTTCACTCGGTGTTTTTGAACAAGATGTTCCGTCAGAAGTTTGTTTACAG TTTCCTGCACTATATCAACAAGGACCCAAGAATTTGTTCTTTGACTGGTATAGAATATTGGGGTGGATGGGCAATGGTCTCTATGCCTccctcatcatcttcttcctcaTCGTCACCATCTTCTATGACCAAGCATTCCGTGCGGATGGCCAGGTAGCTGACATGGCTGCTGTTGGGACCACTATGTTCACTTGCATCATCTGGACTGTCAACTGTCAGATTGCTCTTACAATGAGCCACTTTACATGGATTCAGCACCTGTTTGTATGGGGTAGCATAGCCACTTGGTACATCTTTCTCTCCTTGTATGGAATGCTCTCTCCAGAATATTCCAAGAGTGCCTACCAAATACTGGTTGAATCTCTTGGTCCCGCACCCATTTACTGGGTAACAACCCTTTTAGTTACAGTTACATGCAATCTACCTTATTTTGCTCACATATCCTTCCAAAGATGTTTCAATCCCATGGACCATCACATTATCCAAGAAATCAAGTACTACAAAAAGGATATTGAGGATCAACACATGTGGACAAGGGAACGTTCTAAGGCCAGACAGGAAACCAAGATTGGGTTCACTGCAAGAGTGGAAGCAAAGATCAGGCAACTGAAGGGAAGACTGCAGAAGAAGCAATCTACCTTGGCTATTTCAGCCCCATCGTGA